From a region of the Notolabrus celidotus isolate fNotCel1 chromosome 14, fNotCel1.pri, whole genome shotgun sequence genome:
- the gucy2f gene encoding LOW QUALITY PROTEIN: retinal guanylyl cyclase 2 (The sequence of the model RefSeq protein was modified relative to this genomic sequence to represent the inferred CDS: inserted 1 base in 1 codon) produces the protein MQDIPLNFRGGLWESNHPCVPIIKSRPTLTTLPFYNFLLWILLGVLTFPCCVRCLIFKVGVLGPWNCDPVYYRALPAAAAKLAVNRINGDLNLDLGLKMDYIILHEPCETSQALNAFIYYEKMADAYVGPTNPGYCVAASLLAKNWEKAIFSYGCVNYELDRVIGYPTFARTVPFPSEVLFIVLKHFRWANVVVVSSNEDIWIDTAGRVASALRNKGLPVGMVTPIGINETEVESTLRRIQAAGEIRVIIMCMHSILVGGEQQASFLLKAQEMGLTSGKYVFVPYDTLQYSVPYNNISYFPLQNNSRLREAYDAVLTITVASEPFSFNQAFTAAKRSEELNVAVQAEEVHPLFGTIYNSIYMLAKSIHNARRASVWLSGSNLAYFTKNISFTGFNQKIQVDNAGELKTNFVILDADITGGQLYQTYMVDLSYGVLRFAGRSIHFPGGSPPPSDSSCWFDKTAVCTGGVEVTYIIVVFAVIFVLALGGLAISFYIRRRLQQIQLVKGPNRILLSLEDLTFINPQLSKKKITLEDLSESKSALEEKSVDNSHSVNSMQMATHETTNVAVFEGDWVWLKKFKEGDFKEVKQSTTKIFTKMKDLRNENVNPFLGFFVDCAMFAVVTEHCSRGSLTDLLKNEDVKLDWMFKSSLLLDLIKGMKYLHHRDFPHGRLKSGNCVVDGRFVLKITDYGFNELLESQKASIEEHSPQDLFWTAPEFLRDHVNARKGTYKGDVYSFSIILQEVVVXGPPYCMLGLPPEEIIRKVKKPPPMCRPTVAPDQAPLECIQLMKQCWSELPERRPTFDEIFDRFKIINKGKKTNIIDSMLRMLEQYSSNLEDLIRERTEELEVEKQRTEKLLSEMLPPSVAEALKTGATVEPEYFDQVTIYFSDIVGFTTISSLSDPIEVVDLLNDLYTLFDAVLSNHDVYKVETIGDAYMVASGLPKRNGNKHAAEIANMSLNILSSVGTFRMRHMPDVPVRIRIGIHSGPCVAGVVGLTMPRYCLFGDTVNTASRMESTGLPYRIHVNMTTVKILHSLNEGYKIDIRGKTELKGKGVEETYWLVGKTNFTKPLPKPPEIKPGTNWQEMVTQEIRTIFRRANRQVDKNI, from the exons ATGCAAGATATTCCTCTAAATTTTAGAGGGGGCCTATGGGAGTCCAACCATCCGTGTGTGCCCATTATTAAAAGCAGACCAACTTTAACGACACTTCCTTTTTATAACTTTCTGTTATGGATCCTCCTCGGAGTATTGACGTTCCCTTGTTGCGTCCGCTGTTTGATATTCAAAGTGGGGGTGCTTGGACCTTGGAACTGCGATCCTGTTTACTACAGAGCTCTGCCAGCTGCGGCCGCCAAGCTCGCTGTTAACAGGATAAACGGAGACCTAAATCTGGATCTGGGCCTGAAAATGGACTACATCATCCTTCATGAACCTTGCGAGACCTCACAAGCCCTCAATGCGTTCATCTATTATGAGAAGATGGCGGATGCGTATGTGGGTCCCACTAACCCAGGATACTGTGTTGCAGCTTCTCTACTGGCCAAGAACTGGGAGAAGGCCATCTTCTCATATGGCTGCGTTAATTACGAGCTGGACCGTGTCATAGGATACCCGACCTTTGCAAGGACAGTGCCGTTTCCCTCTGAGGTGTTGTTCATTGTGTTGAAACACTTCAGGTGGGCCAATGTTGTGGTGGTCTCATCTAATGAGGACATTTGGATAGATACAGCTGGGAGAGTCGCTTCAGCCCTGAGGAATAAAGGGCTCCCGGTAGGAATGGTTACACCTATCGGAATAAACGAGACAGAGGTCGAGAGCACTCTGAGGAGgatccaggctgcaggagagatCAGGG TCATTATCATGTGCATGCACTCCATCCTGGTCGGAGGAGAGCAGCAGGCTTCTTTTCTTCTCAAAGCGCAGGAAATGGGCCTGACTTCAGGGAAGTATGTGTTTGTGCCCTACGACACCCTCCAGTACAGTGTACCATACAACAACATCTCCTACTTCCCTCTGCAAAACAACAGCAGGCTGAGGGAGGCCTATGATGCTGTGCTCACCATCACTGTAGCCTCTGAGCCCTTTTCCTTCAACCAGGCCTTCACCGCTGCCAAGAGGAGTGAGGAGCTGAATGTAGCTGTGCAGGCAGAAGAG GTACATCCACTATTTGGGACCATCTATAACAGCATTTACATGCTGGCTAAGTCCATCCACAATGCCAGAAGAGCAAGTGTGTGGCTGTCAGGCTCAAATCTGGCCTACTTCACAAAGAACATAAGCTTCACTGGCTTTAATCAGAAGATCCAGGTGGATAATGCTGGGGAACTGAAGACCAATTTTGTCATCTTGGACGCTGACATCACAGGGGGGCAGCTGTACCAGACCTACATGGTGGATCTATCATATGGAGTGCTTCGCTTTGCTGGGAGGTCTATTCATTTTCCAGGAGGATCTCCTCCTCCGTCTGATTCCAGCTGCTGGTTTGACAAGACTGCTGTCTGCACAGGAG GTGTGGAGGTCACGTACATCATAGTGGTATTTGCAGTCATCTTTGTGCTGGCTCTAGGAGGGCTCGCTATAAGCTTTTATATCAG AAGGCGACTGCAACAAATCCAGCTGGTGAAAGGTCCCAACCGGATCCTCCTGAGTTTAGAGGATCTCACTTTTATCAATCCTCAGCTTAGCAAAAAG AAAATCACCTTAGAGGATCTCAGTGAGTCCAAGAGTGCACTGGAGGAAAAATCTGTAGACAACTCACACTCTGTCAACAGCATGCAAATGGCAACCCATGAGACCACAAATGTAGCTGTGTTTGAG GGTGACTGGGTGTGGCTGAAGAAGTTCAAAGAAGGAGATTTCAAAGAAGTGAAGCAAAGCACAACAAAGATTTTCACAAAG ATGAAAGACCTGAGAAATGAGAACGTGAATCCATTTCTGGGCTTCTTCGTAGACTGTGCCATGTTTGCAGTGGTGACGGAGCACTGCTCCCGGGGCAGTCTGACAGACCTACTAAAAAACGAGGATGTTAAATTAGACTGGATGTTCAAGTCCTCACTTTTACTTGACCTCATCAAG GGTATGAAATACCTTCATCACAGAGATTTCCCCCATGGCAGACTAAAATCTGGTAACTGTGTGGTAGATGGGCGATTTGTCCTCAAGATTACTGACTACGGCTTCAATGAGCTGCTGGAGTCTCAGAAAGCTTCAATAGAAGAACATTCACCTCAAG atCTGTTTTGGACCGCTCCCGAGTTCTTAAGAGATCACGTTAACGCCCGCAAAGGCACATACAAGGGAGATGTGTACAGCTTTTCCATCATCCTACAAGAGGTGGTGG AGGGCCCACCATACTGCATGCTGGGTCTTCCACCTGAGG AAATTATCCGCAAGGTGAAGAAGCCTCCTCCAATGTGCCGCCCCACTGTGGCCCCAGACCAGGCTCCTCTGGAGTGTATCCAGCTGATGAAGCAGTGCTGGAGTGAACTACCAGAACGTAGACCAACGTTTGATGAGATATTTGACAGG tTCAAGATAATCAACAAGGgtaaaaagacaaacattatTGACTCTATGCTGAGGATGCTGGAGCAGTACAGCTCCAACCTGGAGGACCTgatcagagagagaacagaagagCTGGAGGTGgagaaacagagaacagagaagctTCTGTCAGAGATGCTCCCACC TTCTGTAGCAGAGGCCCTAAAGACTGGTGCCACAGTGGAGCCAGAATACTTTGACCAGGTCACGATCTACTTCAGTGACATTGTAGGTTTCACCACCATCTCCTCGCTCAGCGATCCCATCGAGGTGGTCGACCTTCTCAACGATCTCTACACTCTGTTCGATGCCGTGCTCAGTAACCATGACGTATACAAG GTGGAGACTATTGGTGATGCATACATGGTGGCATCAGGTCTGCCAAAGAGGAACGGCAACAAGCATGCTGCTGAGATcgccaacatgtctctgaatatCCTCAGCTCAGTGGGAACTTTCCGTATGCGGCACATGCCAGACGTACCTGTCAGGATACGGATAGGAATCCACTCAG GACCTTGTGTTGCTGGTGTGGTGGGTCTGACGATGCCGCGGTACTGCCTTTTTGGAGACACTGTCAACACTGCCTCACGCATGGAATCCACTGGGCTGC CTTATAGAATCCATGTGAATATGACCACTGTGAAAATCCTCCATTCTCTTAATGAGGGCTACAAAATAGACATTAGAGGCAAGACAGAACTGAAG gGCAAAGGTGTTGAAGAGACATACTGGCTTGTGGGAAAAACAAACTTCACAAAACCTTTGCCAAAACCGCCAGAGATCAAACCAGG GACAAACTGGCAGGAGATGGTGACACAGGAGATCAGGACCATTTTTCGCAGGGCCAACAGGCAGGTggacaaaaacatttga